One genomic region from Leptospira inadai serovar Lyme str. 10 encodes:
- a CDS encoding shikimate kinase has translation MKNLALIGPRGVGKSKISRKLAKLTGRPAISTDMIAVYEAGGISIPDFIQANSGDWKPFRDLEYKILTKLSGSNGLILDCGGGILFDLDANGKEIPSERKIQLLRKDSIVVSLSRPTAYLVEKIQNDSTRPPLNSVISYKTVLESRLPHYRAHSDFQIALDDRKIEEVCEEILRKSGWL, from the coding sequence TTGAAAAATCTTGCGTTGATCGGCCCTAGAGGGGTCGGAAAGTCGAAAATTTCTAGGAAGCTTGCTAAATTAACAGGCAGGCCTGCCATTTCAACGGACATGATTGCCGTTTATGAAGCAGGAGGAATTTCGATTCCGGACTTCATTCAAGCAAACTCGGGTGATTGGAAACCGTTCCGAGACCTAGAGTACAAAATCTTAACAAAATTATCCGGCTCCAACGGCTTAATTTTAGACTGCGGCGGTGGAATACTCTTCGATCTCGATGCAAACGGAAAGGAGATTCCGAGCGAACGAAAAATTCAGCTTTTGCGCAAGGACTCTATCGTAGTGTCTTTATCCCGTCCAACTGCATATTTAGTAGAAAAAATTCAAAACGATTCGACGCGTCCTCCTCTTAATTCAGTAATTTCCTATAAAACAGTACTGGAATCACGATTACCGCATTATCGTGCGCACTCAGATTTTCAAATTGCTCTAGATGACCGCAAAATAGAAGAAGTGTGCGAAGAAATCCTACGCAAATCCGGATGGCTCTGA
- a CDS encoding tyrosine-type recombinase/integrase: MLDTEIPKKNKASFEKLVKLIRQRNYKKATEYTYLRYNLDFLLFADKPAEKVVTKDIEKYLEHLKKRKVSSSTIQINISSLKMFFEEVLNMDVFDDFTRPAREYKTPKVLTVKEVSALLEASALSPRSHLLVGLAYYEGLRVGEIVRLKWGQFDLNKKSLYVDSPVPTQKRTVILDNELLKILKRFEKEVGAEKGSHLFPGKFRGKPLTSRNVERLIGDLAKEAGIKTIVTLFTLRHSRAVHQLAEGKTLEEIRDFLGHKSLATTESYLPIRKNLRPQVRQKHIQDALKEIRKKYRK; this comes from the coding sequence ATGTTAGATACAGAAATTCCGAAGAAGAACAAAGCTTCTTTCGAGAAACTTGTAAAATTGATTCGTCAGAGGAACTATAAGAAAGCAACCGAATACACATATTTAAGATACAATTTAGATTTTCTCCTTTTTGCCGATAAGCCGGCTGAGAAAGTCGTCACCAAAGATATTGAAAAGTATCTAGAGCATTTAAAAAAGAGAAAAGTATCGTCCTCGACGATACAAATCAATATCAGTTCGCTAAAGATGTTCTTTGAAGAAGTCCTGAATATGGATGTCTTCGACGATTTTACGCGCCCAGCACGCGAATACAAAACGCCGAAAGTGCTTACGGTAAAGGAAGTTTCCGCATTATTGGAGGCTTCGGCCTTGTCACCCCGCTCCCATCTCTTAGTCGGACTCGCCTACTATGAAGGACTCCGCGTCGGAGAAATCGTTCGCCTAAAATGGGGACAGTTCGATTTAAACAAAAAATCGCTGTATGTCGATTCTCCCGTCCCCACTCAAAAGAGGACAGTGATCTTAGACAATGAACTCTTAAAAATCCTAAAGCGGTTCGAAAAAGAAGTCGGCGCCGAAAAAGGATCGCATCTTTTTCCGGGCAAATTCCGAGGAAAACCCTTAACCTCGCGCAACGTGGAACGATTAATCGGCGATTTGGCAAAAGAAGCGGGAATAAAGACAATCGTAACCTTATTTACGCTCCGGCATAGCCGAGCCGTTCATCAGTTAGCGGAAGGAAAAACGTTGGAGGAGATTCGAGACTTTTTAGGGCATAAGAGTCTTGCTACGACCGAAAGTTATCTGCCGATTCGAAAAAATCTTCGTCCGCAAGTCCGTCAAAAACATATTCAAGACGCCTTAAAGGAAATTAGAAAGAAATATCGAAAATAA
- a CDS encoding HDOD domain-containing protein — MKEKIDQLFENEAQLPKISSVVSKVMEMVNRPDVAIADLAKEISKDPGLTAAVIKLSNSAYYRPTKPVKTVQESLMTLGIKTVREMILLTEAKGILKKDLKGYQIDGESNWMHSLTVAELAMRITVQKKLKFDKDVAFTAGLLHNIGKVILSEFFPSIILQLRAELQTYEGPYKDLERKYFGYTHEEAGAKLLAKWNFPEELVEVANFYTEPEKAVKFPELVSVVHIAHCVVILSGMGIDIGGLRTPLSPQALKVAGVTDGDLQMYYTLLPEIARHLAELIAV, encoded by the coding sequence ATGAAGGAAAAAATAGACCAACTCTTCGAAAATGAAGCCCAACTACCGAAAATCTCTTCGGTGGTGAGCAAAGTAATGGAGATGGTGAATCGTCCGGACGTTGCCATTGCCGACTTAGCGAAAGAAATCTCTAAAGATCCCGGTTTAACGGCGGCGGTCATCAAGCTTTCCAACTCCGCATACTATAGGCCGACCAAACCCGTTAAAACGGTACAGGAATCCCTTATGACATTGGGGATCAAAACGGTCCGTGAAATGATTCTCTTAACCGAAGCCAAAGGGATTTTAAAGAAGGACCTAAAAGGCTACCAGATAGATGGGGAATCCAACTGGATGCATTCTTTAACCGTCGCCGAGCTTGCGATGAGAATCACCGTTCAGAAAAAGTTAAAATTTGATAAAGACGTCGCATTTACCGCAGGGCTACTGCATAATATCGGAAAGGTAATCCTATCCGAATTTTTTCCGTCGATCATCCTACAACTGAGAGCCGAACTACAAACGTACGAAGGACCCTACAAAGACCTGGAAAGAAAATACTTCGGGTATACGCACGAGGAGGCCGGGGCGAAACTTTTAGCTAAATGGAATTTTCCAGAAGAATTGGTAGAAGTCGCTAATTTCTATACTGAACCCGAAAAAGCTGTGAAATTTCCCGAGCTAGTTTCGGTGGTTCATATCGCCCATTGTGTCGTAATTTTAAGCGGAATGGGAATTGACATAGGCGGTCTCCGCACGCCACTCTCCCCGCAAGCCCTCAAAGTAGCAGGAGTAACGGATGGTGATCTACAGATGTACTACACCCTTCTTCCTGAGATTGCGAGGCATCTTGCGGAGCTGATCGCTGTTTGA
- a CDS encoding chemotaxis protein CheD: MLNKDVKIINVGIADLQGGQSPSVIRTTLGSCIGVVFYSPDKKVGAMAHIMLSRDPTGKDSAKNPYKYADTALPELVKKMTELGCSKGEYHARLFGGASMFKGMNSSFLQNIGELNISVAREFLEKEKITLLVEDVSGHEGRTISLYLDDGRILLKKGGFEKYLYKVR; encoded by the coding sequence ATGCTTAACAAGGACGTAAAAATCATCAACGTTGGAATTGCGGATTTGCAAGGAGGACAATCTCCTTCTGTCATTCGTACTACATTAGGCTCTTGCATCGGAGTCGTTTTCTATTCTCCGGACAAAAAGGTCGGGGCTATGGCGCATATTATGTTGTCTAGGGATCCGACCGGAAAAGATTCCGCGAAAAATCCCTATAAATACGCCGATACCGCTCTACCGGAATTGGTAAAAAAAATGACGGAACTCGGATGCTCCAAGGGCGAATATCATGCCCGCTTGTTCGGCGGTGCCTCCATGTTTAAGGGAATGAATTCCAGTTTTCTGCAGAATATCGGGGAACTGAACATTAGCGTAGCTCGGGAATTTCTGGAGAAGGAAAAAATCACCTTACTCGTCGAAGACGTTTCCGGGCACGAAGGTCGAACGATCAGTTTATATTTAGACGACGGACGAATTCTCCTTAAAAAAGGCGGATTTGAAAAGTACCTCTACAAGGTCAGGTAG
- a CDS encoding TraB/GumN family protein, whose amino-acid sequence MESNSPTQTAESTEPIRTFDLNGSVITILGTAHISQKSIEEVSRIVSEKKPDVICVELCGSRMRSVKDPDHWKKLDIFKVFKERKMWLLLSSLILSSFQKKMGNGSIRPGDEMRRAIEEGERTGARIFPVDREISITLKRAWWKVGFWDRMYLFSALVTSLFVKEEISAEKIEEMKSDDVLKDLFSQLPSRYESVKNVIIDERDAYLAQRIREAAKHGRKIFAVVGAGHLEGIMKNIASDQSVTHLDILPSKGSWDKIRPFLFPAIILILVSTLVLFGGKEAGQEFIVRWVLVKGTLAAIGAIIALAHPISILLAFIAAPIGNFNPIIKPGWVAALAESWLRKPLVEDFEKIGEDSERFKGYWQNNVIRIFLVFMLPQIGSSIGTFIVTAELFKRLSEIFTRIFSQIIGG is encoded by the coding sequence ATGGAATCAAATTCTCCCACACAAACCGCCGAATCCACCGAACCGATTCGAACATTCGACCTAAACGGATCCGTGATCACGATTTTGGGAACGGCGCATATTAGCCAAAAAAGCATAGAAGAAGTCTCCCGAATCGTTTCCGAAAAAAAACCGGACGTCATTTGTGTGGAACTTTGCGGTTCTCGGATGAGGTCCGTTAAGGATCCGGACCATTGGAAGAAATTGGATATTTTCAAGGTATTCAAGGAAAGAAAAATGTGGCTACTTCTTTCCAGCCTAATTCTTTCCTCATTCCAAAAGAAGATGGGTAATGGAAGCATTCGTCCCGGCGATGAAATGCGCAGAGCCATCGAAGAAGGAGAACGCACTGGGGCCAGAATATTTCCCGTTGATCGGGAAATCTCCATCACTTTAAAAAGAGCCTGGTGGAAAGTCGGTTTTTGGGATCGAATGTATCTATTTTCGGCGTTAGTGACTTCCCTGTTCGTGAAGGAAGAAATTTCCGCCGAAAAGATAGAGGAAATGAAATCCGACGACGTACTGAAGGATTTATTCTCCCAGCTACCGTCCCGTTATGAATCGGTAAAGAACGTCATCATTGATGAAAGAGACGCGTACCTTGCCCAACGGATTCGGGAAGCCGCAAAACATGGAAGGAAAATCTTTGCGGTAGTCGGAGCCGGACATTTAGAAGGGATCATGAAGAATATCGCATCGGATCAATCGGTCACGCATTTGGATATTCTTCCGAGCAAAGGCTCTTGGGATAAAATTCGCCCGTTCTTATTTCCGGCGATCATTCTGATCCTGGTCTCTACGTTAGTATTGTTCGGAGGAAAGGAAGCAGGGCAGGAGTTCATCGTTCGCTGGGTTCTCGTAAAGGGAACATTAGCCGCTATCGGCGCGATCATCGCTTTAGCTCATCCTATTTCGATTCTACTCGCTTTCATCGCAGCCCCGATCGGAAATTTTAATCCTATTATCAAGCCGGGTTGGGTGGCTGCACTTGCGGAATCATGGTTGCGCAAACCCCTCGTGGAAGATTTTGAGAAAATAGGAGAAGATTCCGAACGTTTCAAAGGTTATTGGCAGAACAACGTGATTCGAATCTTTTTGGTTTTTATGCTTCCCCAAATAGGCAGCAGCATCGGAACCTTTATCGTCACTGCGGAGTTGTTCAAGAGACTGTCGGAAATATTCACTCGAATTTTTAGCCAAATCATCGGCGGTTGA